The following proteins are encoded in a genomic region of Vanessa cardui chromosome W, ilVanCard2.1, whole genome shotgun sequence:
- the LOC124542548 gene encoding uncharacterized protein LOC124542548: MGLDRMETHSRRKVLLFHGVKEEQGEDVFKKTLGVLTGHLKLSDATPELIDSCHRLGVKRDASRPILVRFASVRFRSRVWNAKTALRGSKITLSEFLTKARQSIFIEARKHFGMKKCWSAEGDIIILLPDNSRKKISALSELKQLVAQYPKGNK, translated from the exons ATGGGTTTGGATCGCATGGAGACTCAC agtcgcaGGAAGGTTCTTCTCTTCCATGGTGTCAAAGAGGAACAAGGTGAGGACGTCTTCAAGAAAACACTAGGGGTATTAACCGGCCATTTGAAGTTGTCTGATGCTACACCTGAACTAATTGACTCCTGCCATCGCTTGGGGGTGAAGAGGGATGCTTCCCGGCCTATCTTAGTTCGATTTGCCTCCGTACGCTTTCGCTCCAGAGTATGGAATGCCAAGACGGCACTCAGGGGTTCTAAAATAACTCTCTCAGAATTCCTGACAAAGGCCCGTCAAAGTATCTTCATAGAAGCTCGCAAACACTTTGGGATGAAGAAGTGCTGGTCAGCAGAAGGAGATATAATCATCCTTCTTCCCGACAACTCTCGTAAGAAGATTTCTGCATTGTCCGAGCTCAAGCAATTAGTCGCCCAGTATCCAAAGGGCAACAAGTGA